The segment TGAGCATGTGCTCGCCACGCAGTGTCTCGTCGCCAAGAAAATGAAGAACATGCTGGTGTCGGTCGAAGGGCAATTGCCGTTCGGCGTGACAGCCAAGGACATCGTACTGGCAGTGATCGGCAAGATCGGCACCGCAGGCGGCAATGGTCACGCCATCGAGTTTGCCGGCAGCGCGATCCGCGACTTGTCGGTTGAAGGCCGCATGACCATCTGCAACATGTCCATTGAAGCCGGTGCCCGAGTAGGCCTGGTAGCGGCGGATCAGAAGACGGTCGATTACGTGAAGGGTCGTCCGTTCTCTCCTAAAGGCGCCGAATGGGACATGGCAGTCGAAGCCTGGAAAGACCTGGTTTCCGACAGCGATGCAACCTTCGACACCGTGGTTGAACTCGACGCTGCCCAGATCAAGCCTCAAGTCAGCTGGGGTACTTCGCCCGAGATGGTATTGGCGGTTGATCAGAACGTGCCGGATCCGGCGCAGGAAGCCGACCTGGTCAAGCGCGGCTCGATCGAACGTGCGTTGAAGTACATGGGGTTGACGGCTAATCAGGCGATCACCGATATCCAGCTGGATCGCGTGTTTATCGGCTCGTGCACCAACTCTCGAATCGAAGACTTGCGTGCTGCAGCCGTGATTGCCAAAGGCCGTAAAGTGGCGTCCACCATCAAGCAGGCGATCGTGGTACCGGGCTCGGGCCTGGTCAAGGCCCAGGCTGAATCGGAAGGGCTGGACAAGATTTTCCTGGAGGCCGGTTTTGAATGGCGTGAGCCAGGTTGCTCGATGTGCCTGGCGATGAACCCGGATCGACTGGAGTCCGGCGAGCATTGCGCATCGACCTCCAACCGCAACTTCGAAGGCCGTCAGGGTGCCGGTGGCCGTACGCACCTGGTGAGCCCGGCAATGGCCGCCGCCGCCGCTGTGAACGGTCGTTTCATCGACGTCCGCGAATTGATCTAAGGAGCGCAGCATGAAAGCTTTTACTCAGCACACCGGTTTGGTCGCGCCTTTGGATCGAGCCAACGTGGACACGGACCAAATCATTCCCAAGCAGTTTTTGAAGTCGATCAAACGCACCGGCTTTGGTCCGAACCTGTTTGATGAATGGCGCTACCTGGATGTGGGGCAGCCTTATCAGGACAACTCCAAGCGTCCGCTGAACAAGGACTTTGTACTCAATGCCGAGCGTTATCAGGGCGCCAGTGTGTTGCTGGCCCGTGAAAACTTCGGTTGCGGCTCCAGCCGTGAGCACGCGCCCTGGGCGCTGGAAGAGTACGGATTTCGCAGCATCATCGCGCCGAGTTATGCCGACATCTTCTTCAATAACAGCTTCAAGAATGGCTTGTTGCCGATCATTTTGAGCGACGCCGAAGTGGATGAGCTGTTTGCCCAGGTCGAAGCCGAGCCGGGTTACCAGCTCAATATCGACCTTGAAGCACAAACCGTGACCCGTCCTGATGGCAAGGTCTTGAGCTTTGAGATCGATGCGTTTCGCAAACACTGTTTGCTCAACGGCCTGGACGATATCGGACTGACCCTGCAGGACGACGTAGCGATTGCCGCATTTGAAAGCAAGCACCGTGCAAGCCAGCCGTGGTTGTTCCGCGACGCTTGAATGGCCTCATCGCGGGCAAGCCCGGCTCCCACAGGGGAATGCATTTCAAATGTGGGAGCGGGCTTGCCCGCGATGACAGCAGTGTGGACAACCCAAGTCTTGCCCCTAAAAGGAAGTTTTATGACCAGCACCGCCCAGCACACCCAGGTTGTACAAAAGCAGTTCGGCGAACAGGCGTCGGCCTATCTGAGCAGTGCCGTGCACGCGCAAGGCACTGAGTTCGGCCTGCTGAAGGCTGAGCTGGCTGACAAACCGCAGGCGCGGGTGCTGGACCTGGGGTGTGGCGCGGGTCATGTGAGCTTTCACGTGGCAGCACTGGTCAAGGACGTCGTGGCCTACGACCTGTCGCAGCCAATGCTCGATGTGGTCAGTGCGGCGGCAACCGATCGCGGACTGGGCAACATCACCACCGTGTGCGGTGCGGCCGAGCGCCTGCCGTTTGCCGACGGTGAATTCGATTACGTACTCAGCCGTTATTCGACCCATCACTGGAACGACGTCGGCCTGGCCCTGCGCGAAGTTCGCCGGGTACTCAAGCCCGGTGGTGTAGCGGTGTTTATTGATGTGATGTCGCCGGGCAGCGCGTTGCTGGACACCTACCTGCAAGCGGTCGAGGTGCTGCGCGATACCAGTCATGTGCGCAACTACTCTGCGGGCGAATGGCTGCGTCAGGTCAGTGAAGCCGGTTTGCATACGCGCAGCACACAGCGTCAGCGTTTGCGTTTAGAGTTCAGCTCCTGGATCGAGCGCATGCGCACGCCGCAGGTCATGAGCGCGGCCATTCGCCAACTGCAGCAGGCGATGGGCAGCGAGGTTCGCGAGTATTTCGAGATTGAAGCCGATGGCACGTTCAGCACCGATGTGCTGGTGCTGTGGGCCGAGAAGTAACCCCAATATTTCAGGATGCGCCTGCGGGGGCATCAACAGACAAGAAAAGAGGAACCCATGAGCAAGCAGATTCTGATTCTCCCAGGCGACGGTATCGGTCCGGAAATCATGGCCGAAGCGGTCAAGGTGCTGGCATTGGCCAACGACAAGTTCAACCTGAACTTTGAACTGACCCACGACGTGATCGGCGGTGCTGCCATCGACAAGCATGGCGTGCCGCTGGCCGACGAGACCCTGGAACGCGCCCGTGCTGCGGACGCTGTACTGCTGGGCGCCGTGGGTGGCCCGAAATGGGACAAGATCGAACGCGACATTCGTCCTGAGCGCGGCCTGCTGAAAATCCGTGCGCAATTGGGCCTGTTCGGCAACCTGCGTCCGGCCATCCTGTACCCGCAACTGGCGGATGCTTCGAGCCTCAAGCCTGAAATCGTCGCGGGCCTGGATATCCTGATCGTTCGCGAACTGACTGGCGGCATTTATTTCGGCGCGCCACGTGGCACCCGCGAACTGGAAAACGGCGAGCGTCAGGCCTATGACACGCTGCCGTACAGCGAAAGTGAAATCCGTCGCATCGCCCGTGTCGGTTTCGACATGGCCCGTGTTCGCGGCAAAAAGCTGTGCTCGGTAGACAAGGCCAACGTGCTGGCTTCCAGCCAGCTGTGGCGTGAAGTGGTCGAGCAAGTGGCCAAGGACTACCCGGACGTTGAACTGAGCCACATGTACGTCGACAACGCTGCCATGCAGCTGGTGCGTGCGCCCAAGCAATTTGACGTGATCGTGACCGAGAACATGTTCGGCGACATCCTGTCCGATCAGGCCTCGATGCTCACAGGCTCGATTGGCATGCTGCCGTCGGCGTCCCTGGATACCAACAATAAAGGCATGTACGAGCCGTGCCACGGTTCGGCGCCGGACATCGCGGGGCAGGGCATTGCCAACCCGCTGGCAACCATTTTGTCGGTCTCGATGATGCTGCGTTACAGCTTCAATCAGAGTGCTGCGGCCGATGCCATTGAGCAGGCGGTGAGCCTGGTTCTGGATCAGGGTTTGCGTACCGGTGACATCTGGTCGGCGGGTTGCACCAAGGTTGGAACACAGGAAATGGGCGATGCAGTAGTCGCCGCGCTACAGAATCTGTAATCTCTCTGGCCCGTTACTTCCTGTTGGTGGAAGTAACGACCCCACTTTTTGTTAAAGGTGTCGTTGTGATGAAGCGTGTAGGTCTGGTCGGTTGGCGCGGTATGGTTGGTTCCGTACTCATGCAGCGGATGCTGGAAGAGCAGGATTTCGATCTTATTGAGCCCGTGTTTTTTACTACCTCCAATGTCGGTGGACAAGGTCCGTCCGTGGGCAAAGAGATTGCCCCGCTCAAGGATGCTTACAACATTGAAGAGTTGAAAACCCTCGATGTGATTCTGACCTGCCAGGGCGGCGACTACACCACCGAGGTGTTCCCCAAGCTGCGTGAGGCGGGTTGGCAAGGTTACTGGATCGATGCGGCTTCGAGCCTGCGGATGCAGGATGACGCGGTCATTATTCTGGACCCGGTCAACCGCAAGGTGATCGACCAGCAACTGGATGCGGGCACCAAGAACTACATCGGCGGCAACTGCACCGTCAGCCTGATGCTTATGGGCCTGGGCGGCCTGTTCGAAGCGGGTCTGGTGGAATGGATGAGTGCCATGACCTACCAGGCGGCCTCGGGCGCCGGCGCGCAGAACATGCGTGAGCTGATCAAGCAAATGGGCGCGACCCATGCTGCGGTCGCAGATCAACTGGCTGATCCGGCCAGCGCCATCCTCGACATTGACCGTCGTGTTGCGCAAGCCATGCGCAGCGATGCGTACCCGACCGAGAACTTCGGCGTGCCACTGGCTGGCAGCTTGATCCCGTGGATCGATAAAGAGCTGCCAAACGGTCAGAGCCGCGAAGAATGGAAGGCGCAGGCTGAAACCAACAAGATCCTGGGTCGCTTCAAGAACCCGGTTCCGGTGGACGGCATTTGCGTGCGTATCGGTGCGATGCGTTGCCACAGCCAGGCATTGACCATCAAGCTGAACAAGGATGTGCCGATTGCTGATATCGAAGACCTGATCAGCCAGCACAACCCGTGGGTCAAGCTGGTGCCGAACCAGCGTGAAGCCAGTATTCAGGAACTGAGCCCGACCAAGGTGACAGGTACCCTGAATGTACCGGTTGGCCGTCTGCGCAAGCTGAACATGGGTTCGCAATTCCTCGGTGCTTTCACCGTAGGCGACCAATTGCTGTGGGGTGCGGCTGAGCCGTTGCGTCGCATGCTGCGGATCTTGCTGGAGCGTTAATGCTTCCTGGCAAGTAAAAGGCCCGCCTCTCGCAAGAGTGGCGGGTTTTTTATTGGGCAGGGCATGAGAACTCCGTGCATTTGTAGCGTTGCTCAAATCTGTGGGAGCGGGCTTGCCCGCGATA is part of the Pseudomonas sp. ML2-2023-3 genome and harbors:
- the leuC gene encoding 3-isopropylmalate dehydratase large subunit, with amino-acid sequence MAGKTLYDKLWDSHLVKQRDDGSALIYIDRHIIHEVTSPQAFEGLRLAGRKPWRIDANIATPDHNVPTTPERKGGIEAIADEVSRLQVQTLDDNCDEYGITEFKMNDVRQGIVHVIGPEQGATLPGMTVVCGDSHTSTHGAFGALAHGIGTSEVEHVLATQCLVAKKMKNMLVSVEGQLPFGVTAKDIVLAVIGKIGTAGGNGHAIEFAGSAIRDLSVEGRMTICNMSIEAGARVGLVAADQKTVDYVKGRPFSPKGAEWDMAVEAWKDLVSDSDATFDTVVELDAAQIKPQVSWGTSPEMVLAVDQNVPDPAQEADLVKRGSIERALKYMGLTANQAITDIQLDRVFIGSCTNSRIEDLRAAAVIAKGRKVASTIKQAIVVPGSGLVKAQAESEGLDKIFLEAGFEWREPGCSMCLAMNPDRLESGEHCASTSNRNFEGRQGAGGRTHLVSPAMAAAAAVNGRFIDVRELI
- the leuD gene encoding 3-isopropylmalate dehydratase small subunit is translated as MKAFTQHTGLVAPLDRANVDTDQIIPKQFLKSIKRTGFGPNLFDEWRYLDVGQPYQDNSKRPLNKDFVLNAERYQGASVLLARENFGCGSSREHAPWALEEYGFRSIIAPSYADIFFNNSFKNGLLPIILSDAEVDELFAQVEAEPGYQLNIDLEAQTVTRPDGKVLSFEIDAFRKHCLLNGLDDIGLTLQDDVAIAAFESKHRASQPWLFRDA
- a CDS encoding class I SAM-dependent methyltransferase; its protein translation is MTSTAQHTQVVQKQFGEQASAYLSSAVHAQGTEFGLLKAELADKPQARVLDLGCGAGHVSFHVAALVKDVVAYDLSQPMLDVVSAAATDRGLGNITTVCGAAERLPFADGEFDYVLSRYSTHHWNDVGLALREVRRVLKPGGVAVFIDVMSPGSALLDTYLQAVEVLRDTSHVRNYSAGEWLRQVSEAGLHTRSTQRQRLRLEFSSWIERMRTPQVMSAAIRQLQQAMGSEVREYFEIEADGTFSTDVLVLWAEK
- the leuB gene encoding 3-isopropylmalate dehydrogenase, which produces MSKQILILPGDGIGPEIMAEAVKVLALANDKFNLNFELTHDVIGGAAIDKHGVPLADETLERARAADAVLLGAVGGPKWDKIERDIRPERGLLKIRAQLGLFGNLRPAILYPQLADASSLKPEIVAGLDILIVRELTGGIYFGAPRGTRELENGERQAYDTLPYSESEIRRIARVGFDMARVRGKKLCSVDKANVLASSQLWREVVEQVAKDYPDVELSHMYVDNAAMQLVRAPKQFDVIVTENMFGDILSDQASMLTGSIGMLPSASLDTNNKGMYEPCHGSAPDIAGQGIANPLATILSVSMMLRYSFNQSAAADAIEQAVSLVLDQGLRTGDIWSAGCTKVGTQEMGDAVVAALQNL
- the asd gene encoding aspartate-semialdehyde dehydrogenase, whose translation is MKRVGLVGWRGMVGSVLMQRMLEEQDFDLIEPVFFTTSNVGGQGPSVGKEIAPLKDAYNIEELKTLDVILTCQGGDYTTEVFPKLREAGWQGYWIDAASSLRMQDDAVIILDPVNRKVIDQQLDAGTKNYIGGNCTVSLMLMGLGGLFEAGLVEWMSAMTYQAASGAGAQNMRELIKQMGATHAAVADQLADPASAILDIDRRVAQAMRSDAYPTENFGVPLAGSLIPWIDKELPNGQSREEWKAQAETNKILGRFKNPVPVDGICVRIGAMRCHSQALTIKLNKDVPIADIEDLISQHNPWVKLVPNQREASIQELSPTKVTGTLNVPVGRLRKLNMGSQFLGAFTVGDQLLWGAAEPLRRMLRILLER